The Anastrepha ludens isolate Willacy chromosome X, idAnaLude1.1, whole genome shotgun sequence genome includes a window with the following:
- the LOC128869388 gene encoding uncharacterized protein LOC128869388, translated as MPRPTRGNIGRRTRHVNATALQRRSQTPDERAQANASQRERNARNRSVVPEIMRAAFNYNSQINYSMYGYIGIMDAICPHCDAAKFPGEMPGMCCANGKVRLPPLKTPPEPLSSLIFGASENSKHILSHIQQYNSAFQMTSFGATNIIRDNFMPTFKIQGQIYHQACSLLPYPDADYQFLQIYFIGDENRELDQRCAIALNTRREIICELQRFFHQHIALVQLLKIALDRMPSDNH; from the exons atgccaCGACCCACACGAGGAAATATAGGTCGACGAACGCGTCATGTAAATGCTACGGCATTACAAAGGCGATCACAGACTCCAGATGAACGAGCACAAGCTAATGCATCGCAGCGTGAACGTAATGCACGAAATAGATCTGTTGTACCTGAAATTATGCGTGCTGCTTTTAATTACAACAGTCAGATCAACTACAGTATGTACGGATATATTGGAATAATGGACGCAATATGTCCACATTGTGATGCGGCTAAATTTCCAGGTGAAATGCCCGGCATGTGTTGTGCTAATGGCAAAGTGAGATTGCCACCATTAAAAACTCCACCCGAACCAttgtcttcattaatttttggggCTTCTGAAAATTCGAAGCACATTTTGAGTCATATTCAACAATACAATTCGGCATTTCAAATGACTTCTTTTGGTGCTACTAACATTATTAGAGATAATTTTATGCCGACGTTTAAG ATTCAGGGCCAAATTTACCATCAAGCTTGTTCGTTATTGCCATACCCCGATGCTGattatcaatttttgcaaatttattttattggtgatgaaaaTCGTGAATTGGATCAACGTTGTGCAATTGCTTTGAATACAAGACGAGAAATTATTTGTGAGCTACAAAGGTTTTTCCATCAGCATATCGCATTAGTTCAATTGCTCAAAATTGCTCTCGATCGTATGCCATCTGATAATCACTAA
- the LOC128869391 gene encoding uncharacterized protein LOC128869391 — MSPEIGDIILRQTNRKAGEMIKAWNEANPTCRRTRHVNATALQRRSQTPDERAQANASQRERNARNRSVVPEIMRAAFNYNSQINYSMYGYIGILDAICPHCDAAKFPGEMPGMCCANGKVRLPPLKTPPEPLSSLIFGASENSKHILSHIQQYNSAFQMTSFGATNIIRDNFMPTFKIQGQIYHQACSLLPYPDADYQFLQIYFIGDENRELDQRCAIALNTRREIICELQRFFHQHIALVQLFKIALDRMPSDNH, encoded by the exons ATGTCACCTGAAATAGGCGATATAATTCTTCGTCAAACGAATCGGAAAGCAGGAGAAATGATCAAGGCCTGGAACGAGGCTAATCCAACAT GTCGACGAACGCGTCATGTAAATGCTACGGCATTACAAAGGCGATCACAGACTCCAGATGAACGAGCACAAGCTAATGCATCGCAGCGTGAACGTAATGCACGAAATAGATCTGTTGTACCTGAAATTATGCGTGCTGCTTTTAATTACAACAGTCAGATCAACTACAGTATGTACGGATATATTGGAATACTGGACGCAATATGTCCACATTGTGATGCGGCTAAATTTCCAGGTGAAATGCCCGGCATGTGTTGTGCTAATGGCAAAGTGAGATTGCCACCATTAAAAACTCCACCCGAACCAttgtcttcattaatttttggggCTTCTGAAAATTCGAAGCACATTTTGAGTCATATTCAACAATACAATTCGGCATTTCAAATGACTTCTTTTGGTGCTACTAACATTATTAGAGATAATTTTATGCCGACGTTTAAG ATTCAGGGCCAAATTTACCATCAAGCTTGTTCGTTATTGCCTTACCCCGATGCTGattatcaatttttgcaaatttattttattggtgatgaaaaTCGTGAATTGGATCAACGTTGTGCAATTGCTTTGAATACAAGACGAGAAATTATTTGTGAGCTACAAAGGTTTTTCCATCAGCATATCGCATTAGTTCAATTGTTCAAAATTGCTCTCGATCGTATGCCATCTGATAATCACTAA